Part of the Cystobacter fuscus DSM 2262 genome is shown below.
GCTCGAAGTACCGGGACGCCTACGCGCGGCAGCTCGCGGTGGTGGATCCGCACTCGCCGCCGTACTGGCGGGTGAACGGCCCGGTGGGCAACCTGTCCGAGTTCCAGAAGGCCTTCCAGTGCAAGGCGGACGTGAAGATGGTGCGTCCCGCGGCGCAGCGCTGCGAGGTCTGGTAGGCGCTCGGGCGCGTCCGGTGCTCAGAAGAAGCTGAGCTGGGTGCCGGACTTCATGGGGCGGCGAAAGGGGCTCTCCTTGTCGCCGTCCACCTCCATGGGCGCGCTCGTGTTCAGCCCCAAGCGGCGCGCGGTGGAGGAGAAGAGCTGATGGAGGGTGTCGGCGTAGAGGCCCTCCCCCCGCATGCGGACGCGGAAGCGCGGGTCGTTGAGCTCGCCGCCGCGCGTCTCGCGGATGCGGTGCAGGACGCGCTCGGCGCGCAGGGGGAGCTTCTCGCGCAGCCGCTGCTCGAAGACGCCCTGTACGGGGCCGGGCAGGCGCAGCAGGGTGGAGAAGGCCCGGGTGGCGCCCGCCTCCTTCGCCGCGGTGAGCACGCGCACCATGTCCTCGTCGTTGAGCCCGGGGATGAGGGGGGCGACGGCCACGCACACGGAGATGCCCGCGGAGGCGAGCCGCTCGATGGTGAGCAGGCGCCGGCGGGGTGAGGCCACATAGGGCTCCATGGCGTGCGCCACGGCCTCGTCATGGAAGGGGAGGGTGATGGCCACCGTCAGCCTTGCTTTCTGGGCGAGTGTCTGGAGCACGTCCAGGTCGCGCTCGATGAGGGGCCCCTTGGTGATGATGCCCACGGGGTTGCGGTACTCGGCGCACACCTCCAGGCAGGCGCGCGTGAGGCGGAGCGAGGCCTCGAGGGGCTGGTAGCAGTCGGTGACGCCACTGAAGGCGACCGTCTCGCCCTTCCAGCTCTTGCGCTCGAAGGCGTCACGCAGGAGCTGCGCGGCGCGGGGCTTCACCACGAGCTTCGTCTCGAAGTCGGTGCCGGCGCCGAAGCCGAGGTACTCGTGGTAGGGCCGGGCGTAGCAGTACGCGCAGGCATGGAGGCAGCCGCGGTACGGGTTGACGCTCCAGGTGAAGCCCACGTCGGGGCTGTCGTTGCGTCCGAGCACCTCGCGGCTGTGGTCCTCGAGCACCTCCAGCTTCGTGGGAGGAATCTCCTCCAGGTACTCCACGGCGGTGGTGTCCCAGGGGTTGGGCGGATTGGAGACGGGACGCGGCTTCACCCACTCAGGGTGGGTCTGAAAGGACGTTCAGTCAAGTAGGCTCGTGGCCCCAAAAGGCGAAGGGCCTGGAACCTCTGGAGGACTTCTCCAGGAGTTCCAGGCCCTTCAGAGCGGCGGACCGGGTTCGAACCGGCGACCCCGAGCTTGGGAAGCTCGTGCTCTACCAGCTGAGCTACCACCGCGCGGCGAGCGAGGAGGAAAGTAGAAGGCCCACCGCTGCTTGTCAACGAGAAGTCTCGCGGGCGGAGCTACTCGCCCTCCTCGACAGTGAGTTGGTAGGCATCCTGGAAGTTGGCCTCGCGGTTGCGCGCGTCGCGCACCTCCAGCACGTAGACGTCGGGCTCGGCGCTGTAGCGGATGGTCTCGGCCTGATCGCCCTTGGCCCGGTCGGACGTCTGCACGAGCGACAGCTTGCCGTCCTCGCCCAGGCGGTGCAGGTACAGGCCCACGTCCACCTTGAGGATGCCCAAGAGCGTGGCCCGGATGGGCGTGCGCACCGGCCGGTCCGACAAGTCCAACCGGTAGTAGTCCACGTCCTTGAGC
Proteins encoded:
- a CDS encoding PA0069 family radical SAM protein translates to MKPRPVSNPPNPWDTTAVEYLEEIPPTKLEVLEDHSREVLGRNDSPDVGFTWSVNPYRGCLHACAYCYARPYHEYLGFGAGTDFETKLVVKPRAAQLLRDAFERKSWKGETVAFSGVTDCYQPLEASLRLTRACLEVCAEYRNPVGIITKGPLIERDLDVLQTLAQKARLTVAITLPFHDEAVAHAMEPYVASPRRRLLTIERLASAGISVCVAVAPLIPGLNDEDMVRVLTAAKEAGATRAFSTLLRLPGPVQGVFEQRLREKLPLRAERVLHRIRETRGGELNDPRFRVRMRGEGLYADTLHQLFSSTARRLGLNTSAPMEVDGDKESPFRRPMKSGTQLSFF